The genomic stretch tccaattggcAGATAGGTCCGTCAAGCGCCCTATGGGGGTGCTTGAAGACATACCCGTCAAGGTCGGAAAGTTTTTAATTCCCGCCGATTTCGTTGTCCTTgatattccggaggatagccatactcccatcatcctaggtaggccatttttggctaccggaggagtactcattgatgtgaaaaatgggcggctaaccttccaaattgaGGGCAATGGAATCGAATTTAACCTACCGAATATGATGAAAGGACCAAGGATGGAAAGATTGAGCACTATTGAGTTGGTAGAAAAGGTTGTACATGAGGTAGCCCGCGAAGAAGCGGAGATGGAAGAAGTTTTTCAAATCTCCTTGCATGATGAGGCCATGAAGGAGAACCATGAAGTTGATGAGGAActattgaagaaagtggagggttttctccctccaaaggtacaactcaaatcCCTTCCTCCCTCACTCAAGTATTCTTTTCTTGATGAGGGGGAGGCTTTCCCGGTGATTATCAATGCTAACCTAAGTGAGCCCCAAGAGAAGAGGCTTTTGCAAATCTTGAAAAATCATAGAGGGGCatttgggtatagcattgacgacatcaagggcttaagtccgagtttgtgcatgcatagaataGTTTTGGAAGAGGGGAGTAAACCCAAGGTTGACGGTCTTAGGCGGATTAACCCAAAGATGGTCGAAGTGGTAAAAAGTGAAGTGTTGAAACTTCTAGAGGCCGGTATTATATACCAAATAATCGATAGTAAATGGGTTAGTCCGGTACACGTTGTACCAAAGAAAGGGGGGGTGTaaatggttgaacaagaggatggcaacaccctacctactagacccgtgaccgggtggcgaatgtgtattgactatcgcaagctcaatgccgccaccctAAAAGACCACTTCCCGATTCcgttcattgaccaaatgctagaaaggctcgcgggccatgcataatattgcttcttagacggttattccgggtttttccaagttcccatccacccggatgatcaagagaagacgacctTTACTTGCCCAATAGGAGTATATGCCTAccgtaggatgccattcgggctttgtaatgcgcccggcacctttcaaaggtgcatgatggcaatcTCTTCTAATTTTCTAGAAAAAagtatggaagttttcatggacgactttagtgtccatggagactcATTTGATCATGGTCTTGAGAATTTGACCAATGTTTTGAAAAGATGCGAGGAGCACAACCTCGTCCTTAATTGGGAaaaatgccattttatggtaGAGGAAGGGGTTGTACTCGGACACATTGTCTCTAGTAAGGGTATTGAGGTTGATGGTGCTAAGGTTGACGTTATAGAGAACTTGTCACCTCCTTCCAATGTAaagggagtgagaagttttctaggcCACGCCGGATTCTATAGGCGTTTCATCAAAGATTTTTCAAAGATAGCAAAACCATTAACCTCATTACTCCTCAAGGATGCCAcctttgtgtttgatgaattTTGTCTTGAGGCTTTTCATAGGTTGAAGAACGCATTGGTGACGGCTCCCATAATCCGGGccccggattggagccttccttttgagataatgtgtgatgcttcggacttcGCGGTTAGAGCGGTGCTTGGGCAAGTGGTGGATAGAAAGCATCATGTGATCTACTACACAAGCAAGACCCTTGACCCAACACAATGTGGCTAcgctacaaccgaaaaggagatgTTAGCTATTGTTCATGCCATTGAAAAATTTCGGCAATACCTTgttgggtctaaggtggtggtttactctgatcacaccgccttgagacaattgatggttaagaaagatgcaaagccccgactcttgagatgggtcctacttctccaagaatttgatttagagattAAGGATAAGGCCGGATCGGAAAATGTTATAGCCGATCACCTATCAAGATTGACCGTTGAAGATCATGGGATACAAGACAAGAGTGGACCCATCAATGAATGGTTACGGGATGATGGACTCATGGAAGTTAGCATCAAAACCCCTTGGTTTGCGGATCTTGCAAACTACATTGTGAGTGGTTTCTTGCCGGATGAAATGGAACAAAGAGAAAGGCGGAAGTTGAGGAATGATGCTAAGAGATACTTTTGGAATGACCCACATTTGTTccgcaagtgtggggatggaatgttCCGGAGATGTGTTTCAAGAGAGGAGGGCTTGGAGATTGTCGACCGAGTTCACAATTCGCCTATGGGGGACACTTGGCCACCTCTAGGACCattgccaagatcctccaaggtGGATTTTATTGGCCCTCCATGTTCAAAGACATCCACTACTTGGTTaaatcttgtgatgcttgccaaagggtTGGGAACATTGGGAAGAGGAGTGAAATGCCCTTGACTAATATATTGGAAATTGAGCTTTTTGATTGTTGGggcatagacttcatgggaccctTTCCCAACTCTTGTGGAAACGAATACATCTTGGTCGCGGtggattatgtgtccaaatggattgaagcggtaGCCTCCCCCACCAATGATAGCAAGGTTGTGATGAAGCTTTTCAAAGGCACGATTTTCCCAAGGTTCGGAACACCAAGAGTAGTCATAAGTGATGGCGGATCTCATTCTCGCAAAAGTACTTTCAAAACTCTACTTGAATCACATGGAGTGCGGCATAAAACCGcccttgcctaccaccctcaaactagtgggcaagtggaggtttctaaccgccaaATTAAAGCCATTTTGGAGAAAGTCACAAATAAGAGCCGGAAGGATTGGTTACAAAAGCTCCCGGATGTCTTATGGGCATTGAGAACCGCCTTCAAGACACCCCTTGGCACCACCCCATATAAGCTTGTGTACGGGAAAGCTTGTCATTTGCCGGTTGAGCTAGAACACAAGGCTTGGTGGGCTCTTAAGGAGATGAACTTTGACTTTGATGCCGCCGGAGAAGTACGTTTTCTCCAAATGACTGAACTTGAGGAATTGAGattggaggcttatgagagctccaaaaTCTATAAAGACCAAACGAATAAATGGCATGATGGTAAGACCATGA from Silene latifolia isolate original U9 population chromosome 2, ASM4854445v1, whole genome shotgun sequence encodes the following:
- the LOC141640707 gene encoding uncharacterized protein LOC141640707 codes for the protein MANFAKETQQEQANLRANFLKYMREMESRMASHAMANPQRPPGGLLAQGQSSKDASNSHHAHAVVLRSGVELEDPYKDLALEVDEDLKGNELEMDGEEESSPIEASGKASEDKKGKKACEDLSRRGIQVDKDVDGYVEDLTYEEEAIEEVPLPHSKKVTKSSAPPKVSSNSQLVSKIPYPSRAIKSRENLKVLGDQEIVAMEETCSAHILNTLPTKLGDPGSFSIPCVVGGVPISRALCDLGASVSVIPLKVAKRIGIQNLAPTTMTLQLADRSVKRPMGVLEDIPVKVVHEVAREEAEMEEVFQISLHDEAMKENHEVDEELLKKVEGFLPPKVQLKSLPPSLKYSFLDEGEAFPVIINANLKKSMEVFMDDFSVHGDSFDHGLENLTNVLKRCEEHNLVLNWEKCHFMVEEGVVLGHIVSSKGIEVDGAKVDVIENLSPPSNVKGVRSFLGHAGFYRRFIKDFSKIAKPLTSLLLKDATFVFDEFCLEAFHRLKNALVTAPIIRAPDWSLPFEIMCDASDFAVRAVLGQVVDRKHHVIYYTSKTLDPTQCGYATTEKEMLAIVHAIEKFRQYLVGSKDKAGSENVIADHLSRLTVEDHGIQDKSGPINEWLRDDGLMEVSIKTPWFADLANYIVSGFLPDEMEQRERRKLRNDAKRYFWNDPHLFRKCGDGMFRRCVSREEGLEIVDRVHNSPMGDTWPPLGPLPRSSKVDFIGPPCSKTSTTWLNLVMLAKGLGTLGRGVKCP